A window from Cydia amplana chromosome 12, ilCydAmpl1.1, whole genome shotgun sequence encodes these proteins:
- the LOC134652660 gene encoding uncharacterized protein LOC134652660, whose amino-acid sequence MWEHDPESLILEVESRPILYVKSLPEYASKRLKNDAWEDVAKTLSCDWESLSTAEKNKRCTEVQNKWKHIRDNFRREYQTQRNMTSGQCAKKRKKYRYYDQLLFLIPYVKEAPTSGNYKMKINNTVQIDSKGKHIEKSQAAIIPRTDQNIKKEKSIEEEILKMMKNDMATVDEDRTFCLSLVQSLKKMDDDKKIAAKIDILKIIRQYSGYSVQISQTDNIPSTSALTQ is encoded by the exons ATGTGGGAGCACGATCCTGAGTCGCTGATTTTAGAGGTCGAATCTCGACCTATACTTTATGTAAAATCATTGCCCGAATACGCCAGTAAGCGTCTAAAAAACGACGCTTGGGAGGATGTAGCGAAGACATTATCTTGTGACTGGGAGTCACTTTcaacggcagaaaaaaataaaagat gcacAGAAGTACAAAACAAATGGAAACATATTAGAGACAATTTCCGACGCGAGTACCAAACACAGAGAAATATGACATCTGGTCAATGTGCaaagaaaaggaaaaaatataggtattatgaCCAGTTACTATTTTTAATTCCTTATGTAAAGGAAGCCCCCACATCAGGGAACTACAAGatgaaaattaataatacagtgCAGATTGATTCAAAAGGAAAACATATAGAAAAATCACAAGCTGCTATTATTCCTAGGACagatcaaaatataaaaaaagaaaaaagtataGAAGAAGAAATATTGAAGATGATGAAAAATGACATGGCAACAGTTGATGAAGATAGAACTTTCTGCTTATCTTTGGtgcaatcattaaaaaaaatggatgaCGATAAGAAAATAGCGGCTAAAAtagatatattaaaaataattcgtcAGTATTCAGGATACTCAGTGCAGATCTCACAAACAGATAATATACCCTCCACATCTGCTCTGActcaataa